Within Harpia harpyja isolate bHarHar1 chromosome 4, bHarHar1 primary haplotype, whole genome shotgun sequence, the genomic segment GAGGGCCGGGAGCCAGCGGTGCCTCTCCGAGCGCTGCCTTCCACCATCCCCACTGCTCCTCACAGCCCTGTCCGCCAGGGATCAGCCTTGTTGCTTCTCTGCTTCAAAGCCAAAATGCCATCctccctttgcccccccccccgtccccgtctcCCTGCTTACTGCAGCGCATAAACTGCCCGTGAGCAGAGGCAGAAATGCTATTCCTCCAGGTGGGTGGTATATTCAGGAGTGGGATTTGGGGAAATGCACTTGCTTTTatgcttcaaatattttttaatttctcatcaAAGGACTCCGAAATATTTTACATGTGTTTATGTGTGAGAAATGTTTGTGCCACGTTATATAGGCTATAAAAAGGGCTTTCAGGCCATCTGCTTTTTCCATCCTGTGGGTGTCTCTGCACAGCTATGGATGTCCAACCACCCCTTGGCTGTCAAGAGAAGAGGAGATTCATGATAAAATTTGGATGCTGTCCTCTCAGCGCCTGCTCTGAGCTCTGCTCACAGTCACCCAAGAGAAGAGGCACTTGTATTGCACAGTCCCTCTCCCCAGGCAGATGTCAGATGCAGAAGAGGTGGGATTTGCTCTGTAGAGTGACAGACTCACTCAGATGTGCTTACATTACAGAAGTCCAGAAGACAGGTGAGGTCAGAAGACACCTCCCTCCCCCCAGATGACCGCAGTGCACATCTGTTAAGACATGTATGGCTGACATTATACTCCCCAGCAGCCAACACATCTCACAGTTTAATTCCTGACACATCTGGAGAGCAGCTGGAGGTGTACACCAGGGATGGCTGCTAAGCCAATAATTGTGCATGGATATACACCATCCTGAGCTTGCTTTTTCATGGAAATTTCTGTCACTGATCTCTCTGTTCTCCTTTCATTGACAAGCTCCAGCTCCACTTCCTTCTTTGTTGTTCTGCAATGAATTTAAGCAAAATGCTCTGTGGGAAGCACACATGCATCTGCCTAAACTGGCTCTTCATGTAGATCATGGAGGATGTCATGCAGGAACGGGCAACGTATGGTACAGGCTTTGACAATGAGGAGGTGGACAAGACCTGCAAGGTCAGCAAGGCCGTTCTCTGGCTCCCACTGGCAAAGTAGCTTTGTTCCCAGTGGACTATGATCCTGACCCATTTAGGTGACCCTTGTGCGTGGGTTTCCAGCTTTTCTGGTGGGGTCATTGCAGAGGCTAGCTAGCCTGGCTGAGGTTGTGGTTTGCACCTAGAGCAGCACCTGATTTTCTAAAGCAACTCAGTTTCCAGACACAGGTTTCTTGATTGCATCAGGCAGAAGGAAAGTTTTATTAGAGAAATTTTTTCACCAGCAGGTACATTAGTGATCCTGACTAACTCAAGTAACTTCTAGAGATTACAGCATTACAGAACAGAAGTAGCAGAACAGAGAAGAAGGTGGCCCCAAATAGGCCCCTTTAGATACATGGCAAAGCATCGCTGAGTTACTTCTACTTTCTCTGCATAGAGGTGTTCAGTGAACATTGAGTGTTCTTGTTTTGTCTGTGGGTCTCTCTGTATGTCATCTTCTAGTCCATTCCTCCTTAATCACAAATTCTCCTGCAGGTCACTGGAGAAAAAATGTAGCAACATTATTTGCTTGGAACAGAGATAAAATCCTTCAAATAACAAAAATTTTGTCTGTGTAGTGCCCTTATTTCAAGAATACACTCTGTTAAACGAGAGCAGTTGGCAGACAACCCAGGAAACCCCAGAAATTCCCTAAATAATTGTGTTTTAATGGGAATTTGCACTTGTAAAGTTACAGATTTGCCCTTCTTTTCACTCCTTCAAGACTCTCTTGCTAAGCCTTGTTTGGCTGTCATCTTTACTTctacttgcagattttttttttatgcctcaTTTCCCCAGCTTTCTCCTCTTAGTTCTACGGCTCCTTCTTGTCTCTCATTTGCTTTCTGCTACTTCATATTCAGTCAGAGCTCTCTTGAAAACTATTTCTTAGTAACACAGCTGATTTTGCACTGTGGTTGGATCCATTGTAACAGATCACACCTGTAGCATAGTAACTCTCTGAGAAGATACCAAAAACATGTCCTAGGAGCATGTGTTGTCTCCTGGCCTTATTACAAaggaacaaactgaaaaaaactgtttctgtgaaaacatggctCTTACCTTGTATATCTCCAGTCTTGCAGGGTGGGACTTGGGGCTGGCAATGGGAAGATGAAGTTGTAGTATAGGTGTGGCTTGTCCTAATGACTCCTCCTCCTACACCAGTTCCTACTCCGATTCCTCCTCCATGACTGGTGGGATAAATTTGGTGAAAGGAATAGGGAGTTTTAGAACTTTACATGACACTGCTGACTGGCTACATGACACAAAGTTTCAAACTATGTCTTTTATGGGGGTTAGAGTATTTTACATTGcattcttttttcactttcagagttgctttgtgtgtgtgctcCCCTTTGGCATGGAAATGCAATGCAGAGCATTGcaattaattcttattttgacAGTTCTCGCCCATCTTACTATAGAAAAGAGGTTATTATGAATGCTGACATAATACTAGTAGTTACAGTGTTGTAACTAGCAGTTAACAGATTTGATTTCTCTGCATTGCAGATCCCAAGGAGTGCCATTTAGTTCAGATTTGAATGTTCATCACAGTAAAGTTGCTCATGAGACAACTTTTTCATctcaaagaaagcattaagatgGACTAAAGATTATATCAGATTCCCAATCTGTAATACAGATCCttgatattttcatttattctgtagTGGATTTAGAGATCTACATACATAAGGTCCTGCTGTCCTCCTTCCAACAAGCACCGGTAGGTCTGAATCTCCTGCTCCAAACGGCACTTGACGTCCAGTAAGGTCTTGTATTCTTGGTTCTGGCACTCTATTTCTGCTCTTATTTCAGCCAATTGCTGCTCCACGCATGTGATCTGGTTCTGTAGCTCACCGAGGAGGGTGTTGTACTGGCACTCAGTCTCAGCCAGAGAGGATTCCAAATTATTTCTCTGATAAACAAGACAACCAAAGAAACAACATTCATTTAAGTGTCACCCTGGAGTTTAGTATTTCCaatcaaaaaatgaaagaactatTCACCACCATCATGCTGATTGGTAGGTCTGGCTGTTCATGCTAAGAAATCCAGCAGTAACCACATCACAGCTGAAAGTAAGCTCACCACCTACCTGGCTGAGCTGAGCTTGGAGATCAATTTCCAGGGCTTGCAATTGGCGTCTAAGTTCAGTAACCTGGTTGTTGCACGTCTCTACCTCCTGGCCGCTTGTAATAACCTCCCGATTCACCTCCTCAATCTGAAAATCACCAATCCAGAATAAAGAGCTTCAGAGAATATCTGCGTAAATGGGACTTGCTTTTACAGAAGCAGAATACAGTGAGTagctagcaaaaagaaaagtgagcAGGGCGAGTTCTCTGTGCACTGGGCGTTAACCGCCAGCTTCAGCTGCTTGCTCTTTTTACAAATCACATTAGCCTCTTGGTTATTAAGTCTCTTTAATCCAAATGTGGAATATCTTAGTTCCAACAACACACCGCAAGGCCTTGCAGCAAATGCTGCCGTTTCAGATGGGACATAACAAACTGGTCAGACAGGCCTGTGTCTCCTGTGGAACACAGCGTATAATGAGTGCTGATCTCAGGCTTCACTGTAAAGGAAGACCTGCTTGTTGTCTCCATGTCTGTTTTCTGAAATGCTCCTCTGCCTTGAAATGTGCATGTCAGTTTGTTTTGCAGCAGGTGTGTGTCGCTCACCTTGCACTCATACCAATCCTCAACTTCCTTGCGGTTGCGCGCTATCAGTGTTTCATACTGGCATCTCAGATCCTCCAAGATTTGCCTGAGATCTGGTCCAGGGCAGGCATTGACCTCCACACTCACGTCTCCAGTTGATTGTTTTCTCAGGCAAttcatttcctgaaaatataGCCCAGATCAGATGCATACTGGCTTTTGAAAGACAACATAGAAGAGCAGAGCTTGGTGGCTAAGAACAGCACTCCCTGTGAGGGGTGCCTCCCAGCTATGGCTGTAAAAAGCACTGGGAGATGGTGCAAGTGTTTCCCCAACAAATCTGTTGGGTAATTTCTTTTCTCATCCACTGGAGTCAGCAGCAActttcacacacaccccccccggcACTCCTAGTGCCAGCGCAACCCCGAGAGCAGCAGCCACCTCTCTGCCAGAGCTCCCACACCACCCACGAGGCAGACAGGTCTGAACCCCAGAAGTGTTTGATGCGAAAGCTGTGGCGTGAAAGTGGTTGATCTTTACTTTTAAATTTAGAGCACATTCGTGTAGGCGAAGTTTTATGTCAGGGCCATGGTGCTCCTAGGGAAAGGGCAGGACCCTACCTCCTCGTGGTTCTTCTTCAGGCAGCAGAGCTCCTCCCGCAGTGACTCCAGCTGTGCCTCCAGGTCAGACCTGCAGAGCGTCAGCTGATCCAGGACTTGGCGTAAGCCATTAATGTCAGCCTCCACGCTCTGGCGCAGGGCCAGCTCCGTTTCATACCTGGTTTgtgcaagaaagcagaaattcagaaCGGTAACATCTCAACTGTGCTCAGTTTATGCAAAGATCTCCTTTCCCAACTGCTGGctttaaactgtattttgttgTCTAAACTGAATGCACTGTGCATTAGATTTCTGCACTGCACTTAATGTCTGTTATGTGAAAGCTTTcctcatctatttttttcctgctcctgatCACTGTATGTTTGATATCACTTattcagctgcatttctgttttgctgatCCCAATCTGCACTGGTCTGTGATGGAAATGCACCAACTATACCACTAAGGACTCCTCCCTGCAATGTGGGTCCCCAGCCCTCACCAACAAACGCTGTTGCCAAATGTTTCACCTGAGAATACTAATTAAGGGAGGGCTGGTGACCAAGATCAAAATGCCTTTCATCACTCCATCCTGTCCTAATGCGGTGTTGTACTGAGACTTGTCTGAAGTCTCTGTAATTAGtgcatggagactccacaaatCAGATGTaaaggagcagggaggaggcaaTGGGGCTCATCTACACAGAGGGGCACTCACTTCACGCGGAAGTCATCAGCAGCCATCCTGCTGTTATCAATGTCCAGAATGATCTTGTTGTTATCAATGGTTGCGCAGACAATCTGGAAAAGAGCAGACCATGAGAGATGTTTCACTTCTCTCTGCTGTTATACTCTATAGGTCTATCTAGATTGCAGTTAGGTAGTAACTCTTcacaatttcctttttctgttacCTTCTTACTTCAGTAACCTTGTTCCTTGAGCAGAGCAGTTGCAGGAGGTAGCTTTGCCTCCTTAACTCACAGTCAGTAAAGAAAAGAGATCAACTGTGTAGAGATTGGGAGTTAGAGAGCTGTGAGAAGGGACTTCCCAGTTTCAAGATCTGAAGGCAAGTTCCAAAAATGCTTCACAAAGAAGTGAACCTAAAGAACCTTCCTTAAGACATTAAATCTCAACTGACATTCAAGCTGGTGTGTTCTGGGCTTCAGGCTTAAGGGTCTTCAGGGAAGACAGTTGGAAGGTATCTTTAAGCCTTAAGATCAGCCATAGCTTTCATTGTGGACATAATAGTATCAAGCTGTTTGTGCCACTGTGGCAATCAATTTCAAATACTCCACTTTTCTCACCTGGAATTTATAATGCTTTGTTTGATACCGCGTTTGATATGTATGTTTTGCTCTTGTTCTATAGTTCTCTTTACTTTGCTTTTCCTACTGGGCTGACACCACTGCATTTCCTCAGAGCACACTTGGTGATACCATATTTATAATTGTATAGTCAAAACACAATGTAACAAAgcatccttttcctttttaagagtATTATCCCACCTGTATCACCTTGCAGCATGCATCTTTGATATGCACCCACACTCAACAGTGTCACAGGGGAGCTTGCCAAAATTTATGTTTGCGAAGACATTTAGCAGCACCAAAGTTACCTCTAACAATTGCAGTAGATTCTAAATACAGATTCAGAAATAAGCCTTAAATAGGGGaggaacaactgaaaaaaggGGATTACCTGATTTTGAAGATCTTCAATTTCTTTGTAATAGCAGCTGTAGTCCCGGGGCTCACAGGAAAGGCCCTGTGTAGCATACCACTCTCTGATTCTGCATTCCagttcagcattttccttctccaagCACTTCACCTTGTCCAGATAGGAAGCCAGGCGGTCATTGAGATTTTGCATTGTGACCTTCTCATCGCAGGATGAAAGCAAACAGTCGCCACCAAGACCACCAACAACCACACCACCTCCAAGGCCAAAACCAAGGCCATTGCCATAGCAGTTGCCACCTCCATAGCTCCCACCAGCCAAGCTACCAACACTCAGTCCCCCTCCATAATTCACTCCACCGCAGTAACTCCTTCCAGAAAAACCTCTGCCACTGCCTATCCCGTAGGAAGAAATCCGtgctccaccaccaccaccaatgATACAGCTGCCACCACTGCTCCTGCCTTTGCTAGACACAGTAATAGTCTCCTTAATGTTGCAACTCATGGCGACAGCAGTTGGAAATGCAAGCAGAAGCCCAAAGCAAGATGCACAGCTTGATATTAAATCAGACTGCGAGTTGTCCGTTGCCACGAAACTCTATTTATACCTTCCACAGTGGGTGTCACCACTGTTTCTTCTTCCCATAAGGCTGGCTACTCTAGCCATTGGTGCCAAGAATAATTTCTCAAAGGGAAGTTTCCTTTCAAGAATCCTGGTAGACAAGGAAGATACTTTACATGTCTCTTGCTAATTTCAAAAATACATTAGCAATAATGTTTTATGAATCATCAGCTTTTTGTTTATGATGCAAACTTTACAACATTAAGCCAGGAAAAACACTGTCCTAAATTATATACCAGGAAGAAATCATTAAAGGTTATTGCATCAAAGAGCTCTTTATCtctcattaatttattttcattttattttgagttGAATAAGCAGTTTTCATGCAAGGTGCTGATGTTGGAATAtgtaagatgaaaaagaaagaataaatacgAAGTTTGACTCTCGAATGATGTATGAGGAATGATGTAAGAACTTTGTGGAAAGATCAGAGACACAGAGATTAACCTTTAAGTCTCTCCATTGGCAAAATGACAACTCCAGAACGCTCTGCTATGAAACAAGTGAGACCGTGGAGTGATGTCTTAATGGACTTGGATGAAAGATTCTTCATATATGACTGTGGCTCTCCAGTAATTCacaaaggttttgtttctttatgtgGAGAGTGTAGAGTAAGGTAAAAgtactttaaatatttcatgttgtTCAGTGAAAGATATTTCTACAGTTTTCATCATTATGGATAGTGATCGTTGCTGGGGAAGGGTGGGTGTTTTGAAACAGTGAATGGCAGTGGAAACGTCCTATGCGCAATTTCTCTGTCAATATGTGCTGCATTCTAATAAGAGGTTTGGGACTACTGTCCTAGGAAATATAAAGACAGAATTGCTGATTGCCAGCAGAGCAATCGTTGCCCAATACAGTTCTACGCTGGCTTGGAGAAGATGTGTTAAGTACAAACCAGAGGTTCTTCTCTATCACTAATGTCTCCAAATCTTAGCTAGGCAGAGAAATTAAAAGGTAAGAATCCTTTCACTCTTCTGACATCAAAATTCAGGCTAAGCTCATTTTCATGAGATGTTTTGCTAAGACTCGAGAGCAATGGCCTTCTCTCTAGGGAGAACCTGCTTCTACTGGCTGTTGAGCAAGAGACAGGCATTCCACAGCTTTCTGAAACTAACCGTTCACTGTAAGAAATTCTCCAAGCCTACTTCACCAGGGAACAAGTGAGCTCAAACTCTTGCTAAAATCCTCACTCCCTGTCAGGTTTGTGGATTGGAATAGCTATTATTATGGCAAGTAAATAATCCCACTTAGTGGAGGACTGAATTATCCCAGTATTCATGTATTTGCTGATCATTTTATTGCTCTTGTTCTCcttatttctgttgaaaacatGCCTTCCCTTATCTCTGCATCTTTGGATCTTACTGATCCAGTACAATGAAACCCAGCAGCATTCTGCTGATATCTCCAGCAGGCCAGAGACAAACATGTGGAGAGACTTGCTCAAAGTGATTTACTCAAAGACAAAGAGCACGCCTCTGGCAGAGTCTGCAGTTGAACTTAGGTCTCCTGTATCAGACTGCAGTGCCTGAATGTCAGCCTGTCCTTCATTCTAAGTTGTGCTCCACTCAGTCACAAAATACAAAGGAGCAAAGCTCAGATTAGGTAAAAACTCTAATAAAGCTATTGTGTAGAGGAAGGAATACCTGGATTTCATTACTAGGACTGGAGAATGTAATTGGAGTCAGGGTGTGGTGGTAAGAATGAACCGAAACTGATGTAATACTGCATCGCTTGAAGCTTTGCCTGTCCTGCATATGATTCTTCAGGAGTTTCCCAATAGCTGTCTGCAGCAAGCATCTTTTCTGAGTGAGTGCAcattccttcctctgctccacaGTTATCATTTTAGCACATCAGAATAATGCAGGCAGAAACATAGAATGACTTACTCCTTTGTGGGAGTGGAGGATGTCTACATGCCTATTGCGGTAATTATTGCGGAGAGCAGAGAGGATGGCTCCTGCTCTTCTGACATACCTTGGTCCCCTGTGGGCCTGTAGCTTTATCCATTAGACCCACCTCTTTCTGCTGTGGGTCTTCAGCAGGCACCTTTGCCTGGGATCCTTGCATGGCACACGCTTGCTctctttcttgctatttttcctttttatcttcagGAAATGGGTGCACTAGTTATGCTAAGGTAAAGTTAATAATTGTTCTGaagaccttaaaaaaataaattaagctttCCCTCCTATTTTCATTCAGTTATTTGAACTCATAAGCTTCCTGGGTCTGTCTCATTAGCACAAAGAAATATGGAAATCTCATGGAAATGTAGTTTCCAGCCCAAGGTTTGCAGCTCCATAATTTGCAGCTCTTTAATATATGGGTTGTTTCCAGGGTGTTTTCTGCTGGGGAACTGTTTATCACAAGCTACCTTCTCATGAGCTGCTTTCCAAATGCGTCCCAAACTTGTAGGTCTACAAACAACATCACAGTGTCTTAGGAGCTGAGTCTGTACAACCCCAGGGGCTTTCCAGAGGCATATTCATAAAGTCTGGACCATTAGAGTCCTTTTGGCCATGTCATTAGCTCTCTTTCACCTCTCAGGAATTTAGGACAGCTCCTTTGTGAAAGTGCATGCTTTGCACCTACTGGACCTGGTGGGAAGGGTGGAAAGGCCTTTGATATGAATACAGGGAATCAGGTGGAGCAGCTAGATGTCAGTAGCAGTTCACAAGAGGAGACTAGCCCAGACCCGGTGGGATTCAGCTGGGGCTCCCAGAAAAAAGTGGCAAGATTTTATATATTGTAGGTTGCCTAGAGTTTCCAGAAGACTGAAAACTGGAAGAGCATCAGTACAGTATctttatatttttagaaatgagAGTGTGAGGACTGGTAGGTTGGGAAGGATTGAGGCCAGAAAGGGCACCAGTGGGTTATCTTACTGTCTGTCTTTGCACTGAACAAGGCAGGAGAAGACAacgggaaaggaaaagggaaagacttGCTTTCTGACTTCTCAGCCAGAGCTCTGAGGACAACTGGGATATACACAAAAGAGTCCAACCAATGGGAATTTCCCATTATAACCATGATAAGTATCTCTTTTGATCTCTTGTGAAGCAGTGGCCTTACACGTCCACTGAGGGATTTCGGCATCAAGTCTGGGACTTTCTGTAGGGCTGGAACTGATCTTTAAAGAAGGCTCAATTTAGAGTCTTGGTTTAAAAGCTTCTACCTATGGTCACTCTTCTGAATCTTTATTGCAGTTGTTCCAGTGCTGCATTTTCTTATTGTGCTCTAGCCCCTGGATACTATTGGGTTTAGTGTCTGGtagatgaaataaaagaaataccacTGAGACATCTTGTCTCCATGTTCTTTTACAGCAGGAGAAGGGCACCTTTCACCTGCTCCCTGATACATGAATGATTGAGATTCTTCAGACACTTGCTACCTATAGGCCTTGGAGatgctgctttcctggaaagtTTCAGGTTCTGTTAAGTCTGTTTCTGTAGTAAAAGAGAAATTGGTGTCCATATAAAAGAGCTGACACTAAAAAAGTGTGCCACACTATGCTGTATATATGgtcctgaaatgtttttgtctttATACCCTTTTCTAgtgcccccaccccccaccccgaggcTGGCTGTTCCATAACCTCCAGCTTTTGATGGCAAAGGAATAACCAGGAGTTTTGCTTTACCAGGTCATCTCATAAGTGAATATGACTCTTTCTATAACAACCACATCGCAGTGTACCAGAAGTAACAGCAGCCATAACCAGTGTTGCTCTTTTAGCTGTGAACCTGCAGGGTGGAGTGGACGTGTAAAACCGGCCACTGCTTGTTTTTCAGGACCAACAGACAATTTAAACCTCAAAACACCCTCCAGGTCATAATGGCTTTTAACTGAAAATTCTCCAAACCCAGAATGACTCTGCAAGCTCACCATGGCCAGTTCCCATGGCTGCACCCACCAGAAGTGCTCCAGGGCCCTCAGTTACCAAACTGCTGCCCTCGCTTCTCTAGGCAGGTCAGTGTCAGGACGCATGCACACCACCATGCCAGTCCACACTGACTCAGCATCAGCTACATGGCTGCTGTTCAAGGCCCAAAGGAGGGAGTGATCTTTGCCTTGCTTGTGAAGTTTAAGACATACTGGCTCTGTGTATCCAAAGGCCCTAGCTGACTTTTTTCTCCATTGTATTCTCTGTTGAGCTGCACTTTTTCAGCTCCCATCCTGCCCTCTCCAGTTCTCCAAAGAAGGTATGTTTAATGTAAAGATGATCTTTCAACAGTTCCTGATGTTCAGGTTGAAACTCTTTGAAATAGAAGGATGACCAGTAAATGACTCAGTCACTATGTGAAAACAGATAGAAAGAAACCTTTTGCCTTCAGTCCTTTTCCCAATGGGAAGATTCCTATAAAATGAAAGGGATAGGTCAGAATATAAGCCATGTCAGCAGAAATTGAATCAGTCGTGGAGACAAAGATTTCCTCTTCAGTCTAATCACAGTCCCCAGGTTGGATGATGAAGTATGAGAGGGCACAGCCCAGATGTGTCAGCACTAGACTGGGGCCGAGGCAATCTGTCTCCAGATGTTCCATCGCtgactttcaaaatatttctaaaattgtGTTTTAGCACAATGTTCTGTGGGAAGCACACAGGCATCTGCCTGATTAGGCTGTCTGTGTAGATCATGGAGGATGTCATGCAGGAACGGGCAACGTATGGTACAGGCTTTGACAGTAAGGAGGTGGACAAGACCTGCAAGGTCAGCAAGGCCGTTCTCTGGCTCCCACTGGCAAAGCAGCTTTGTTCCCAGTGGACTATGATCCTGACCTGTTTAGGTGGCCCTTGTGCATGGATCAGCACCCAATTTTCTAAAGGAACTCAGTTTCCAGACACAGGTTTCTTGATTGCATCAGGCAGAAGCAAAGTTTTATTAGAGAAATTTTTTCACCAGCAGGTACATTAGTGATCATATACTACTGGTTAACTCCAGCAATAGTCATGGTGGTTGGGCACACACAGCAATACAGACTGGAAAAAGCAAatagcaaaataaagcagaatgtGGCCCAACGCTCTGCTTATCCCTCTGACACATTGCTTAGCATTGCTGAGTAATACAAAAGAGCACGCTCCTTGCTCTTTGCAGAG encodes:
- the LOC128140972 gene encoding keratin, type I cytoskeletal 19-like, producing MSCNIKETITVSSKGRSSGGSCIIGGGGGARISSYGIGSGRGFSGRSYCGGVNYGGGLSVGSLAGGSYGGGNCYGNGLGFGLGGGVVVGGLGGDCLLSSCDEKVTMQNLNDRLASYLDKVKCLEKENAELECRIREWYATQGLSCEPRDYSCYYKEIEDLQNQIVCATIDNNKIILDIDNSRMAADDFRVKYETELALRQSVEADINGLRQVLDQLTLCRSDLEAQLESLREELCCLKKNHEEEMNCLRKQSTGDVSVEVNACPGPDLRQILEDLRCQYETLIARNRKEVEDWYECKIEEVNREVITSGQEVETCNNQVTELRRQLQALEIDLQAQLSQRNNLESSLAETECQYNTLLGELQNQITCVEQQLAEIRAEIECQNQEYKTLLDVKCRLEQEIQTYRCLLEGGQQDLIHGGGIGVGTGVGGGVIRTSHTYTTTSSSHCQPQVPPCKTGDIQVTCRRICD